The following coding sequences are from one Saccopteryx bilineata isolate mSacBil1 chromosome 3, mSacBil1_pri_phased_curated, whole genome shotgun sequence window:
- the ACTL8 gene encoding actin-like protein 8 isoform X1: MHLVKDRVTFLGWVDFSVDLCDSLVTNTVVFQEAWKSGSGRTYFFSVEVIMLPALQMRTLTRIAVRCLAHSLPYVALVCQTPSRSQVKTPPTCSSASASAMTTATIVIDHGSGYVKSGFSGWNEPQMVVPSIVNYSPCRENPGPSYARRRLGLGIDLYHPDTYSYPVQRGRVLNWEGVECLWSFVLEKHRQRHEDCSVLVTESPLREPADRKKTLEVMFESLCVPSLLLADQLEMSLYASGLLTGVVLDSGHGLTRVQPFYLGRPLQPSCKALEFAGQDLATYICKSLFMEEGSPNRLFRMDTVNTIQMSKCYVPQNLGEALDLRQRNGSDESNTFRLPDGTSVELTPMQRVAPEMFFSPQVFDMQGPSLSQAVVDSIKACEAPLQPLLTSHVMACGGNTLYPGFTKRLYKELVIDHFSSANSTVWVGSKRNFSVWLGASVVAHLSSYKSEWMSKEEYDER, from the exons CACCTTGTCAAAGATCGGGTGACCTTTCTCGGGTGGGTCGATTTCTCCGTAGATCTATGTGACTCTCTTGTCACCAATACCGTAGTTTTCCAGGAAGCCTGGAAATCGGGGAGCGGCCGCACCTACTTTTTCAGCGTGGAGGTTATTATGCTCCCCGCGttgcagatgaggacactgacCAGAATCGCGGTGAGATGCCTCGCGCACAGCCTCCCTTAT GTGGCCCTAGTTTGCCAAACGCCCTCGAGGAGCCAAGTTAAGACGCCTCCCACCtgctcctctgcctctgcctctgccatgACCACGGCAACCATCGTCATCGACCACGGGTCTGGCTATGTGAAGTCTGGCTTCTCTGGCTGGAACGAACCCCAGATGGTTGTCCCGAGCATCGTGAACTACAGCCCGTGCAGGGAGAACCCCGGCCCCAGCTATGCCCGGCGCCGCCTGGGTCTCGGCATCGACCTTTACCACCCGGACACCTACAGCTACCCCGTCCAGCGTGGCCGTGTCCTCAACTGGGAAGGCGTGGAGTGCCTCTGGTCCTTTGTCCTGGAGAAACACAGACAGCGACATGAGGACTGCTCTGTGTTGGTCACAGAGTCCCCGCTGAGGGAGCCTGCGGACCGGAAGAAGACCCTGGAG GTTATGTTTGAGTCGCTGTGTGTCCCGTCCCTGCTCCTAGCTGACCAGCTGGAGATGTCCCTGTATGCCTCTGGCCTCCTGACCGGCGTGGTGCTTGATTCTGGGCATGGCCTGACCCGAGTGCAGCCTTTCTACCTGGGCCGCCCCTTACAGCCCAGCTGCAAGGCGCTGGAGTTCGCCGGCCAGGATCTTGCTACCTATATATGCAAGAGCCTCTTTATGGAAGAGGGCAGCCCAAACCGGCTGTTTCGGATGGATACGGTCAACACCATTCAGATGAGCAAGTGCTACGTGCCGCAGAATCTGGGGGAGGCGCTGGACCTCCGCCAGCGGAATGGCTCGGATGAGAGTAACACCTTTCGGCTCCCGGACGGCACCTCCGTGGAGCTGACCCCCATGCAGCGGGTGGCCCCCGAGATGTTCTTCAGCCCCCAGGTGTTCGACATGCAAGGGCCCAGCCTCTCCCAGGCCGTCGTGGATTCCATCAAGGCCTGCGAAGCCCCCCTGCAGCCCCTGCTCACCTCCCATGTGATGGCCTGTGGGGGGAACACCCTCTACCCGGGCTTCACCAAGCGCCTGTACAAGGAGTTGGTCATAGATCATTTCTCCAGTGCTAACTCTACCGTGTGGGTAGGTTCCAAAAGAAACTTTAGCGTCTGGCTGGGAGCATCTGTTGTGGCTCATCTGTCTAGTTACAAATCTGAGTGGATGAGCAAGGAGGAGTATGACGAGAGATAG
- the ACTL8 gene encoding actin-like protein 8 isoform X2, which produces MTTATIVIDHGSGYVKSGFSGWNEPQMVVPSIVNYSPCRENPGPSYARRRLGLGIDLYHPDTYSYPVQRGRVLNWEGVECLWSFVLEKHRQRHEDCSVLVTESPLREPADRKKTLEVMFESLCVPSLLLADQLEMSLYASGLLTGVVLDSGHGLTRVQPFYLGRPLQPSCKALEFAGQDLATYICKSLFMEEGSPNRLFRMDTVNTIQMSKCYVPQNLGEALDLRQRNGSDESNTFRLPDGTSVELTPMQRVAPEMFFSPQVFDMQGPSLSQAVVDSIKACEAPLQPLLTSHVMACGGNTLYPGFTKRLYKELVIDHFSSANSTVWVGSKRNFSVWLGASVVAHLSSYKSEWMSKEEYDER; this is translated from the exons atgACCACGGCAACCATCGTCATCGACCACGGGTCTGGCTATGTGAAGTCTGGCTTCTCTGGCTGGAACGAACCCCAGATGGTTGTCCCGAGCATCGTGAACTACAGCCCGTGCAGGGAGAACCCCGGCCCCAGCTATGCCCGGCGCCGCCTGGGTCTCGGCATCGACCTTTACCACCCGGACACCTACAGCTACCCCGTCCAGCGTGGCCGTGTCCTCAACTGGGAAGGCGTGGAGTGCCTCTGGTCCTTTGTCCTGGAGAAACACAGACAGCGACATGAGGACTGCTCTGTGTTGGTCACAGAGTCCCCGCTGAGGGAGCCTGCGGACCGGAAGAAGACCCTGGAG GTTATGTTTGAGTCGCTGTGTGTCCCGTCCCTGCTCCTAGCTGACCAGCTGGAGATGTCCCTGTATGCCTCTGGCCTCCTGACCGGCGTGGTGCTTGATTCTGGGCATGGCCTGACCCGAGTGCAGCCTTTCTACCTGGGCCGCCCCTTACAGCCCAGCTGCAAGGCGCTGGAGTTCGCCGGCCAGGATCTTGCTACCTATATATGCAAGAGCCTCTTTATGGAAGAGGGCAGCCCAAACCGGCTGTTTCGGATGGATACGGTCAACACCATTCAGATGAGCAAGTGCTACGTGCCGCAGAATCTGGGGGAGGCGCTGGACCTCCGCCAGCGGAATGGCTCGGATGAGAGTAACACCTTTCGGCTCCCGGACGGCACCTCCGTGGAGCTGACCCCCATGCAGCGGGTGGCCCCCGAGATGTTCTTCAGCCCCCAGGTGTTCGACATGCAAGGGCCCAGCCTCTCCCAGGCCGTCGTGGATTCCATCAAGGCCTGCGAAGCCCCCCTGCAGCCCCTGCTCACCTCCCATGTGATGGCCTGTGGGGGGAACACCCTCTACCCGGGCTTCACCAAGCGCCTGTACAAGGAGTTGGTCATAGATCATTTCTCCAGTGCTAACTCTACCGTGTGGGTAGGTTCCAAAAGAAACTTTAGCGTCTGGCTGGGAGCATCTGTTGTGGCTCATCTGTCTAGTTACAAATCTGAGTGGATGAGCAAGGAGGAGTATGACGAGAGATAG
- the ACTL8 gene encoding actin-like protein 8 isoform X3, which produces MLPALQMRTLTRIAVRCLAHSLPYVALVCQTPSRSQVKTPPTCSSASASAMTTATIVIDHGSGYVKSGFSGWNEPQMVVPSIVNYSPCRENPGPSYARRRLGLGIDLYHPDTYSYPVQRGRVLNWEGVECLWSFVLEKHRQRHEDCSVLVTESPLREPADRKKTLEVMFESLCVPSLLLADQLEMSLYASGLLTGVVLDSGHGLTRVQPFYLGRPLQPSCKALEFAGQDLATYICKSLFMEEGSPNRLFRMDTVNTIQMSKCYVPQNLGEALDLRQRNGSDESNTFRLPDGTSVELTPMQRVAPEMFFSPQVFDMQGPSLSQAVVDSIKACEAPLQPLLTSHVMACGGNTLYPGFTKRLYKELVIDHFSSANSTVWVGSKRNFSVWLGASVVAHLSSYKSEWMSKEEYDER; this is translated from the exons ATGCTCCCCGCGttgcagatgaggacactgacCAGAATCGCGGTGAGATGCCTCGCGCACAGCCTCCCTTAT GTGGCCCTAGTTTGCCAAACGCCCTCGAGGAGCCAAGTTAAGACGCCTCCCACCtgctcctctgcctctgcctctgccatgACCACGGCAACCATCGTCATCGACCACGGGTCTGGCTATGTGAAGTCTGGCTTCTCTGGCTGGAACGAACCCCAGATGGTTGTCCCGAGCATCGTGAACTACAGCCCGTGCAGGGAGAACCCCGGCCCCAGCTATGCCCGGCGCCGCCTGGGTCTCGGCATCGACCTTTACCACCCGGACACCTACAGCTACCCCGTCCAGCGTGGCCGTGTCCTCAACTGGGAAGGCGTGGAGTGCCTCTGGTCCTTTGTCCTGGAGAAACACAGACAGCGACATGAGGACTGCTCTGTGTTGGTCACAGAGTCCCCGCTGAGGGAGCCTGCGGACCGGAAGAAGACCCTGGAG GTTATGTTTGAGTCGCTGTGTGTCCCGTCCCTGCTCCTAGCTGACCAGCTGGAGATGTCCCTGTATGCCTCTGGCCTCCTGACCGGCGTGGTGCTTGATTCTGGGCATGGCCTGACCCGAGTGCAGCCTTTCTACCTGGGCCGCCCCTTACAGCCCAGCTGCAAGGCGCTGGAGTTCGCCGGCCAGGATCTTGCTACCTATATATGCAAGAGCCTCTTTATGGAAGAGGGCAGCCCAAACCGGCTGTTTCGGATGGATACGGTCAACACCATTCAGATGAGCAAGTGCTACGTGCCGCAGAATCTGGGGGAGGCGCTGGACCTCCGCCAGCGGAATGGCTCGGATGAGAGTAACACCTTTCGGCTCCCGGACGGCACCTCCGTGGAGCTGACCCCCATGCAGCGGGTGGCCCCCGAGATGTTCTTCAGCCCCCAGGTGTTCGACATGCAAGGGCCCAGCCTCTCCCAGGCCGTCGTGGATTCCATCAAGGCCTGCGAAGCCCCCCTGCAGCCCCTGCTCACCTCCCATGTGATGGCCTGTGGGGGGAACACCCTCTACCCGGGCTTCACCAAGCGCCTGTACAAGGAGTTGGTCATAGATCATTTCTCCAGTGCTAACTCTACCGTGTGGGTAGGTTCCAAAAGAAACTTTAGCGTCTGGCTGGGAGCATCTGTTGTGGCTCATCTGTCTAGTTACAAATCTGAGTGGATGAGCAAGGAGGAGTATGACGAGAGATAG